A region of Salvelinus alpinus chromosome 6, SLU_Salpinus.1, whole genome shotgun sequence DNA encodes the following proteins:
- the LOC139578097 gene encoding secretory carrier-associated membrane protein 5-like, giving the protein MAENNFPPLPGFIPLKPCFYQDFNEIPDVHRSICKKLYYLWIFNSATLAVNLIGCLAWMCGGGGATNFGMAILWLILFTPCSYVCWFRPIYKAFKTDSSFNFMAFFFVFMAQVVISIIQCIGIPGWGVCGWLATITFFSTNIGSAVVMLIPTIMFTAMAVLSFTGLTKVHNMYRGTGGSMSKAQEEWTTGAWKNPHVQQAAQQAAVGVAQGAMQQQQPQYSQAPTYNYDDPGM; this is encoded by the exons ATGGCAG AAAACAATTTCCCTCCCCTGCCTGGCTTCATCCCTCTGAAGCCGTGTTTCTATCAGGACTTCAACGAGATCCCAGATGTACACCGCTCCATCTGCAAGAAGCTCTACTATCTATGGATCT TCAACAGTGCCACCTTGGCGGTCAATCTGATTGGCTGCCTGGCGTGGATGTGCGGCGGGGGCGGAGCCACTAACTTTGGCATGGCCATTCTGTGGCTCATCTTGTTCACCCCCTGTTCCTACGTGTGCTGGTTCAGACCCATCTACAAGGCCTTCAA GACTGACAGCTCGTTCAACTTCATGGCGTTCTTCTTCGTGTTCATGGCCCAGGTGGTGATCAGCATCATCCAGTGTATAGGCATTCCAGGCTGGGGCGTCTG tggctggctggctaccATCACCTTCTTTAGCACCAATATAGGCTCCGCTGTAGTCATGCTGATCCCCACCATCATGTTCACTGCCATGGCTGTCCTCTCCTTCACCGGGCTCACCAAG GTGCACAACATGTACCGTGGCACTGGGGGCAGTATGAGTAAAGCCCAAGAGGAGTGGACCACCGGGGCCTGGAAGAACCCTCACGTCCAGCAGGCAGCGCAGCAGGCCGCTGTGGGGGTGGCGCAGGGAGCCATGCAGCAGCAACAGCCCCAGTACTCACAGGCACCCACCTACAATTACGACGACCCGGGCATGTAg
- the LOC139578098 gene encoding putative nuclease HARBI1 isoform X1 yields the protein MKAQNCVFLSALTMACPFVRDVVDEEALVLRRAFRRERVFRDRLDPLAFPDDHLYERYRFSADGIRYLCRLLGPRIKHRTARSHALSVEQMVCVALRFFASGAFLYSVGDAEQLNKATICRTIRSVCLAIKALADVFISFPGHRRLCDIKEEFYRIAGFPNVIGAVDCTHIRIKAPSGAHEADFVNRKSFHSINVQMVCNADCVISNVVAKWPGSVHDSRIFRASEIYQCLSQGEFSGVLLGDRGYGCQPFLLTPFTDPQEAQQAYNHAHARTRARVEMTFGLLKARFHCLHKLRVSPVRACDITVACAVLHNVACLRKERAPRVPPAMDWDNPAIFPDDDSGRLLRDQYVLNYFS from the exons atgaaggcccaaaattgtgtgttcctttctgctctgacaatggcatgcccattcgtgcgagatgtggtggatgaagaagcacttgtgctgaggagagccttcaggcgagaaagggtcttcagggaccggttggacccactggccttccctgatgaccatctatatgaaagatacaggttttctgcagatggcatcaggtatctatgcagactactgggtcccaggattaagcaccgcactgcacggagccatgcactgagtgtggagcaaatggtttgtgtggccttgcgcttttttgctagtggagccttcctgtactcagtgggggatgcagaacagctgaacaaggccacaatttgccgcacaataaggagtgtgtgtctggctatcaaagcattagcagatgtcttcatctccttccctggccacagaagactctgtgacatcaaagaggagttctataggattgcag gtttccccaatgtcattggtgcagtggactgcacacacataaggataaaagccccctcaggtgcccatgaggccgattttgtgaataggaaatcctttcacagcattaatgttcag atggtctgcaatgctgactgtgtgatcagcaatgttgtggcaaaatggcctggctcagtccatgactccagaatctttcgggcctctgaaatctatcagtgcctatcacaag gtgaattctctggtgtgttgctgggagacagggggtatggctgccagccttttctcctgacacctttcacagacccccaggaagcacagcaggcctacaaccatgcccatgccaggaccagggccagagttgaaatgacctttggcctcctgaaggcacgctttcactgccttcacaaattaagggtcagccctgttagggcatgtgatattactgtggcttgtgctgtcctccacaatgtggcctgcctgaggaaggagagggcccccagagtgccaccagccatggactgggacaatccggcaatcttccctgatgacgacagtggtcggctgctgagggaccaatatgtgttgaattattttagttag
- the LOC139578098 gene encoding uncharacterized protein isoform X3, producing the protein MNGPKRTWQQVKIKYKNILQNAVKKNTHRQGTGGGSPKADLTPAEDMALELNKGRPVLEGIPGGKETSIGSSQDATRFIQVSGSTVFLLEPPAQAPDDADPGEGPSAAATAHDGDDDEEETISLDSRRHEDPDAIQWENQPGNISSQAIRKLYGNHLRRQIELADIDIQYKKKKMENLALESEIKKRTIRKLDLEIKKLERELQEDDTAQNKN; encoded by the exons atgaacgggccaaaacggacatggcagcaggtcaaaatcaaatacaagaacattttgcagaatg cagtgaaaaagaatacccacagacaaggcacgggtggtgggtcaccaaaggctgaccttaccccagcagaggacatggccttggagctaaataaaggcaggcccgtcttagaggggatccctggggggaaagagacgagcataggttcctcccaagatgccacccgcttcattcaag tgtctggcagcactgtgttcctgttagagccaccagcacaagcaccagacgatgctgatcca ggtgaaggccccagtgcagcagcaacagcacatgatggagacgatgatgaggaggagaccatctctctggattccagaaggcatgag gacccagatgctatacagtgggaaaaccagcctggcaacata agctcacaagctatcagaaagttgtatggcaaccacctccggcgccaaatagaactggcagacatagacattcagtacaagaagaaaaagatggaaaatcttgcactggagtccgaaataaaaaagaggacaattaggaaactggaccttgaaataaaaaaacttgagagggag ctccaagaagatgacacagctcaaaataaaaattag
- the LOC139578098 gene encoding uncharacterized protein isoform X2: MNGPKRTWQQVKIKYKNILQNAVKKNTHRQGTGGGSPKADLTPAEDMALELNKGRPVLEGIPGGKETSIGSSQDATRFIQVSGSTVFLLEPPAQAPDDADPGEGPSAAATAHDGDDDEEETISLDSRRHEDPDAIQWENQPGNISSQAIRKLYGNHLRRQIELADIDIQYKKKKMENLALESEIKKRTIRKLDLEIKKLEREVRYAFNVHCMLTVTQMY; encoded by the exons atgaacgggccaaaacggacatggcagcaggtcaaaatcaaatacaagaacattttgcagaatg cagtgaaaaagaatacccacagacaaggcacgggtggtgggtcaccaaaggctgaccttaccccagcagaggacatggccttggagctaaataaaggcaggcccgtcttagaggggatccctggggggaaagagacgagcataggttcctcccaagatgccacccgcttcattcaag tgtctggcagcactgtgttcctgttagagccaccagcacaagcaccagacgatgctgatcca ggtgaaggccccagtgcagcagcaacagcacatgatggagacgatgatgaggaggagaccatctctctggattccagaaggcatgag gacccagatgctatacagtgggaaaaccagcctggcaacata agctcacaagctatcagaaagttgtatggcaaccacctccggcgccaaatagaactggcagacatagacattcagtacaagaagaaaaagatggaaaatcttgcactggagtccgaaataaaaaagaggacaattaggaaactggaccttgaaataaaaaaacttgagagggaggtgagatatgccttcaatgtacactgtatgctaactgtaacacaaatgtattaa